The Rosa rugosa chromosome 1, drRosRugo1.1, whole genome shotgun sequence genomic sequence ctcttctctctcttttttcacaTCCTTCAAAGTTCCTTCACTTGGGTGGATGGAGGATTGTGAACTTAGGATCTCCCAGATGGATTTGTTCTAAAATTTTTGTTCAAGACTTTTGACTctcttttagtttctttgttcAAATTTCGAGATGGTTTTGTTGAAATTGAGTTACTGATTCACTTGTTATCAGAGATTGTTTGCTTTGATGAGCACCTAGAGTTCTTTTATTTTAGGTGATCGAAAACAACACTGAATACCTCCGCCGTCAATGGCATCATCCTCGGCCGCATCCCCCCCAAAACGACGTAAGAGATAGAGGAGAAGAGTGTGACTAATTGAACTGGGTGAGAGATAGGGAAGATGATTTCTGTGGGAGTGTGGGACCCGGATGGAAATTAACTCTATTGACTGGCTGACACGTATCTCATCCACATTTTTCTTACTTCACGGACATCTGCTTCAGATCCTTCctgtatatataatatatatatacggaggcgttccaaagaggacgtccgcactttagcgaaagtgcggacgtcgacgctgcaGCTCTGCTTGgggcgcgacggagcggcggggcttgccggacggaggtcAGGGGTCGGACGGACCAGTCTGCAatcgggtggagtcgccggcgacgaggttgcagcgctgcccagaatcttgcagttgcaggtcaggtcgctgcccagaacctgcaatctcgatctcctccgacctcgatcgctgcccagaactGTCTAGGATGCCTtcggcctccgtccggcaagccccAAGCCGCCGTCGCAGCCTGAAACGCCGCAAAAGAGTCGACGTCCGCAgtttagcgaagtgcggacgtccgcttcagaacgggcctctatatatatatatatatatatatatatctttttctttttctttgtttctggtgTCACTAGTACTTTAGGATGATATGCATGAATGAGCTCCATACTTGGTAGGACTGTAGAAGTAGTTTCCAGAAATGTTAAACTTTCTCTTTGTGGTTTCTTTCGTTGGcatttttctttgttatttGGATTTTAgggcctttttttttcttatttttaagCGACTAACTATATACAATTATACATACATGAGATACATCATGCACGATACCTTTTCAATATTCAATAAAGTCGGCCGCGCGGTTTCTTCTTTTCCTAAGACCGCACTAAATTCCTACCTACCTTATTGGACCATTTATCACAGGGAACAGCCGTGCCAAACCTTTCTTAGTCGATCCTATAAAGCTGCAGTACTGCGTTTTTGTGAAAACTGAATACAGTCTAACATGAGTTCCTTGGCAGTAGGCAATAAGCCTCATGTTGTCTGCATTCCTTTGCCATTTCAGAGCCATATAAAGGCAATGCTTCAGTTTGCTCAACTCCTCCACCACAGAGGTTTTCATATAACCTTTGTCAACACAGACTTCAACCACAAGCGCTTTCTTAAATCTCTTGGTCGACCCAACTCTCTTGATCGCTTTCCTGATTTTCGGTTTGAAACTATTCCAGATGGCCTTCCAAGTTCAGATGAAAAGGAGTCCCAAGACATCACTTTGCTTTTAAATTCTATCAGAAAACATTTCTTGGCTCCGTTCCGTAACCTCCTCAACAAACTGAATGGCAATATGAATCTTCCGGTGACTAGCATTGTCTCGGATGGCTTCCTGACATTCACCATCACAGTTGCCAAAGAACTTGGAATTCCTATTGCACAGTTCTTTACTGTGGCTGCAGCTGGATTCATGAGCTTCAAAGTAATTCCCACTTTGGTGGAGAAAGGATTTGCACCCCGCAAAGGTAATGAAAGCAATATTTGAACAACTTACCAGTTTTATGCTTAAATATTGCTTGTGTATATACATGAAGTATTTCTTTTACATGGTGTCGCAGATGAGAGCTGTATAACAAATGACTTTTTGGACACGGTAATAGACTGGGTTCCGGGACTGAAAGATATCCGTTTAAGGGATCTTCCAGGTAGCTGGAAAACTACAAACCCCGATGACAGCGTGTTTAACGTCACCTTAGAAGCAGTGGAGGGAGCTCATAAAGCTTCAGCAGTTATTGTTCATACTTTTGAGGCGTTGGAGCCAGATGTTTTGGAAGCTCTCTCCAGCACTACATCTATGCTTCCACCTGTTTATGCCATTGGCCCTCTCCAATTACTTCTCAATCAGATAGCGGAACACCCTTTGAAGTCTGTGGGATACAGTTTACGGAAAGAAGAAACTGAGTGCCTCCAATGGCTTAATGGTAAGATACCAAACTCAGTTGTGTATGTGAACTTTGGGAGTTTAGTGGTTATGACACCACAACATCTCATTGAGTTTGCTTGGGGACTTGCAAATAGCAAGCTTTCATTCTTGTGGGTCATTAGACCTGATTTGGTTGCTGGCGAATCCGCTATTTTACCACCCGAGTTTGTGgatgaaacaaaggaaagaggtCTTATAGCAAGTTGGTGCCCACAAGAGAATGTTCTTAACCATCCATCAGTCGGAGCATTTTTAACACATAGCGGTTGGAATTCAACTATGGAGAGTATTTCAGCAGGAATGCCTATGCTCTGTTGGCCATTACTTGCTGACCAGCGGATCAACTGTCGCTATACTTGCTATGAGTGGGGTATTGGCATGGAGATCAGTAATGATGTGAAAAGAGATGAAGTAAAGAAACTTGTTGAAGAGTTAATGGTAGGAGAGAAGGGTAAGGAAATGAAAACTAAGGTCATGGAGTGGAAGAAACTAGCAGAAAAGGCCGCTGGTCCACTTGGTTCTTCGCTTATAACCTTGGACAACTTAGTATATCAAGTGCTACTAAGCAAAGGCTAGATGTTATTCATAAAGTTCTTTTTTTAGATAAGACTGCTGGTTTAAATTTCTTGTTATATAGCTAGGTAGCTAACAAGTATTAATCACTATAGATATAGTAGTTAACAAACAAATGAAGTTCAGGTTAGTGTTTTAGGTATAGATGTAATCTTTGTGAGCAGCCAAAGTCCCTCTCATTAAGCACTCTTCTTCTCCAACTTCTTAGCTTTGATCAATATCAGCTTGTTCTGTGTCAACAGTCCCAAGTTGGGTTTTCTTAGAATTAGTTGCTACtgctgtttttggtttttgttgaaAATACGGTCTATGTTGAAGGAAGTTGACATtgagtgtgcctcttcaaactagggtttagtcctagagttgtaataggagaaggttctagatttcctagttatgtttggattctattaccttttgtgtactctgtaaatccctatatagggctcctattatcaataatacgactacaattctctctgcaatttcgattcacttaaacacgttatcaacacgagcTTTAACCCTAgcctaaaagaaaaaaaccctaaaaccaaaaacagaaaactCCCTCACCAAGCTGCTGCAAACCCTAGCCGTCCTAACCTACCGCGCCGCAGGCTTGCCTCCTTGCCGCAAGCACCGCAGCCTCCTCACCGCGCAACTGCAGCTCCCCGCAGCAGCAATGTCCCCGCAGCAGCCAGCCTTCGCTGCTGCCCTTGCACAGCAGCCTCACACCCCTGCAGCCCCGCAGCCGTAGCCAGCTTGCCTAGCCACGCAACCCTGCAACCCAGCGCGTCTGGCCCAACGCTCAGCAGCAGCCATCACAACCTGCAGGTCGTCATCGCCCATGGTGTCTACACCCTGCGTCTGAAACCTCCTCGCTACCTAGCGCCTCTGCTGCATCGCTTCTGATTTCGTCCGCATCAGTTAGCCTCTGCCAGCgaaacggaaaaaaaaaaaaaaaaaaaaaaaaaaaaaaaaaaaaaaaccgaaaacagaaggaggaagaagaagacgcgtagaagaaggagaaagagggagtgggccgagaagaagagaaagaaaaaaaaaagagaaaacagGCATGGgccgaaagaaagaaaaaaaaaatgggaaagaaaaaaaagggagggAAGAAGGACAGCCCACTCGCAAGTCTCCGACCAAATTCCAGCAATACTAATTTAGCTACACGCCTGcctcaacacgcgcgtgtataAAGACTCGTGAAGCAAAGCTTCAAATTACCAAGTAAGATTTTaaaattaaagttcctgctttcctgtcttttaaattcctttatttgCTGCAGGATTTGTAAAATACGAACATGGGTTCGATtatttaataagcggaattgtggggattcacgctaaacgaactaagagcgttcgtaatcaatgaactaagagtgttcataatattcggactaagagcgtccgcaaacatcaaattgtgaccatattaaacatcattgttcggtctaatccaaatattcttggaaatcgatttcctagtagcattaaggctcggaaatcttatattagttgtcgtggaagtttttactccgaaactaatctattctcctttgtctttgaatgTCGAATGCAAACGTGCAAAAACTCGACTTCACTAAACCAGATTCAAATGACATTTGTTATCACCGATGGGTGAATGACGTCAAGAATCACCTCACTACTAATGAGATTCTATGGAGAAGAGCTCACAGACTaaagattaattgagaaaaatCCTCTCAACCTTCCCCATCTCAGCGTTAATGATTGCCAAGCAATAGGCTTGTGTGCAATGCTAGATGGATTACGAGGTTTCATCAACTTATGTCAGTTACTGAGAAAGCTAACAACATACTcgtgaaaaactataattcaaaggcccgttggaactaagagcgttcacgaggcgaattataatagcgCACCTAAagaagggcgcaaggagcggaaccctaaaagtTAGGGGCCAACGAAATGGATGTGTGGGTTCATACAActgccctacaaaggaaggaaaaccGTGAGATTGAtaagcggacacgtggcaacattggccaacgtgggagaggcAAAACAGGCGCCGCCGGTAGTGGTGGTGTCGCCACCAACGTCCATGGAGGATGTCCAAATGCACAAGGTGCATCTCAATTAATGGGTGAGGTAATGCTATAGATGTGGATCTTTaaagcattggtttaagcactAGAATGCGAGTGGAAAAACAAAGCTGCACAATACAAGTGTATAAAGATATGAGAGAGCATGAGGCTCATCTCGCAGCTGAATGAGATGATGGAAATGACAATGACGTCAATCTCATCATtacagacttcaaatctggcgaggAAAACAACCATGttgatgctgcagattttgattaaatagtcttttatttttccaagaattatataatggcaattatgcattaattaataaatgacaattttgtattaactctttctcaagtggcgcatccaatgaagtatgatgtctaggaaagtaattgagattagtggtacttaagagagcctcgctccaccgacatctctctctacttccctggtcatatttgattggaattaccaaacggattgagtgactacgatttgtctaagtttgacttttattttggattagactttggttaagaaactttgatgtaatcattggctattaataaagtgtcgattcttttacttaatgtcttggacataccttaattcgaactttatttgaaagatataagagccaatggttttcatgtggaaacacattgtgagaatggacaagagttcctttgcatcacctctaatgactacggacataaacgagtattagagaaacttatgtgtcgctctagtgggttgtatgcaaccactatttgagttattgaatccaacaatgtcatgagagacgacttatgggattctgacacatataggctttgacatgaccatttgggacacccaagtCGTGACATGATAATCCGTGTattaaaagacttcacacggacatccattttcagaacgaagaaaagtaagaaccaagaatggttcgaggagctgcacatgcgcctcatggcgccatgattgtgcaagacCGGCCACACATGGctggcgccgcctaccccctgcggcaaatacatggcattgacgccataaacaCTAATtcaactcctctctctacttctcaagtccatgtgacattgtggcttaatcaaaaccttcattggttgattataagacccatgtttcgttctgtaaagcttGTTCTtaaggattgagaccatcctatgcaaaggagattgaggaaataatttcattcttacaaagaatctaagggaatcCTGTGGATTGGATctaccaacttgcggaccgtatagatgttttatggtgttggttgatacgcaaacacgctggtcacgtgttgtgccattatccactcgtaatgctgcttatactacactcctagcacataacatatggctacaggctcactacccagatcatcccattcagtcaatttgattTGATAACGCTAGacagtttacatcgaaaattttcgatgactattgcatatcatcgggtattgatatcaagtatcatattctcatgtacacacccaattggtgtggcggaaaagccaccattaaaagactacgatggtagcccagactttggtaatgcacaccaataTTTCctcttgggttatgcaatatcgcatgcagctatgctaattcgtctacgactcatagcggCCActaacttttatttgcgttacagctagtgactgggttcgagtctaatatctcgtacttacgcatatttgagtgtgcggtttatgtgccaattgcgccgccacagcgcatcaacatgagtcattgcaacagatgcatatatatatttgtgttggacataggcttccaactataagtccgccacgtagaacccttgacaggcaatCTCTATTTtgctggatttgcgaattgtcactttgatgagactatcttcccgtcgttagggggagattagaacgtcaatgttcaacaggaatgataggaattgtcgtggtctatccccaatatgtctcatcttgatcccctaaaagtgacgagatcacatatacctgctgcaaacatgcctgcaaggattgatgtccacacaagaggacatggtgccacccagagaagatgggtacggcaccactaccatggatggtggtatggtgacgccacaaggtggcataatggcgtcataggccatgggttccactagagagcgtaggagacccataggttcgatggattctcgccctaagaagagagcgagtttggcacaacttgatccattgatcattgatactcaaaatccgtctcatgagaatattttggattgtggttatgtccaagagacatcgttgggggacgcctcaatgttagaacaaattcctgagaatatagagatctctacgaactacactagtgtacatgaggacgtggaattgttgagaccaatgacatcgaaccttactccgttgaagaatgacaacgtagagaaaattggcctaaattgAAAGATGCGAttcaggttgaattggattcactaacgaaaaggaaggatttcgggcttgagatgccaacacctcctaacataaaatctgttgacattaataggtcttcgttagatagcgtgatgagaaaaagagatgataatctcgccttatggtgcaaggcttctcacaaaactccCTGCAATctactacgagaagacatattctctcataatggatgtcattgcactccactaccttgtcagtttggtagtttccaaataactgaacatgcagcttacgaatgtggtcactacgtatctttatagggatctagatacggaatataatgaaggttcttgtgaacttcatttacccaagtccagtggctctagaccacggaacgcgtttgcaacgaggttgaaacgtttactaaagtgactacttgattgggaagggatatgatgaactatgcccacgcgtttccatgacaagttccggatttacaattatcacggtttatgttgataaacataattggaacccttgtgagttaaggaaaaccgctgaacacctgaaatccgaatttgagaggaatgaccttgggagaacacggttttctagatttagaacttgtataccgtgtcaataggcattttgataaagtcaaagatgcactcccatggtcgtccgtagtcttggccctaaaagggatctGTTTCGTCCTAGGGATGATGATGAAGGCAtgttaatagcagaagtgcttacttatgtacaataggcggattattgtacttagcacaatacaagaccggacacctcaattattatgaacttgttagctggatatagccccgcgccaacgcaacgccattggactggtataaagacaatctttcgttacttaaaaggtacgattgatatgggtttgttttatccctacagagagaaaagaaatgacgggaatttgggatcggaccccataagGCAAAACTCTAATTTCCGTAATGTAGCCGTCGACGCCACTacccatggtggccggcgtcctactcctcctcccctccatcaaaatgacaccaatgtcttgatgggttttgctgatgcaaggtatctctctgaccctcacaaaggtcgctcccaaacgggttatgtctttaccatgggaagcactgcgatatcttggaggtctacaaaacagacccttgttgctacttcctcaaatcatgcagagattattgctctacatgaagccgtgcgagaatgcatatggctaaggtctgtaattagacatattcgaggaactagTGGTTTGAAGtataccacagatgaacctacttgcatttatgaagataatgcagcttgtattgagcaaatgaaattaggtttcatcaagggcaacaacaccaaacatatatcgcctaagttcttttacaatcagcaacaacattgatcacttctaaagattgaagtgaatcaaatccgatttgaggataatgtagcggacttatttactaagtcgttacctaaatccaccttcgagaaacatgtgaagagcctcggattgagaaagttatccgagctcccatgattgtagcaatcagggggagatattgacatcagggggaggcatgatgtctacatgttcgatctcgaagagtgaaggatgtgttgtgctctttttgtcattcgaccagggttatttttgtcccacatggtttttgttacctggcaaggtttttaacgaggcaacgatcaaagcgtcatcaccaagtttgagcggcacaagggggagtgttgaaggaagttGACATtgagtgtgcctcttcaaaatAGGGTTTAGtcctagagttgtaataggagaaggttctagatttcctagttatgttcggattctattaccttttgtgtactctgtaaatccctatatagggctcctattatcaataatacgactacaattctctctgcaatttcGATTCACTTAAACAGTCTACAGCTTCAGCAGGCCAACGAACGAATGATTTGAAGTTTATTCCAAACATTTTTTATTGTAAcaaaattggttaattaatgtGTTAGTAAAATCATGCGGTTTCTTCGTATAGCTGCTAAAATCATGCGGTTTCTACGTATAGCTGCTTTTCAGAGAGGTAAAAGACAAAGGCTATGGTTTAAGGCCTGCCTTAATTTAAACGGCAGGCTAAAAGGTTCGATGTTCGATGTGTACCTGCATGAAAGAACAAACTATGCCGTCCATTCTTGTTCTTTGTGACCAGACTCTTTGTAGGACTCATTGTCAGTCACTACATAGCTATTGATAGCCCTATAACTAAACACAGAATTGTTAGTTTCTTTTATATGTGGTAAGGCATTTGTAGGTGTGCAAAAACATACGCTTACGGTAAATCTGAGATGAGTTCCATGAAAGTAAGCAAAAAGCCTCATGTTGTATGTATTCCACTCCCCATGCAAAGCCATATAAAGGCAATGCTTAAACTAGCAAAACTCCTCCACCATAGAGGTTTTCACATAACCTTTGTCAACACAGAGTTCAACCACAAGCGATTTCTTAAATCTCATGAACCAAACTCCCTTGATGGCTTGCCTGATTTTCGCTTTGAAACTATTCCAGATGGCCTTCCAAGTTCAGATGAAGAGGACACCCAAGACCTCATCTTGCTTTGTGATTCCATCGGCCGAAAGAATTGCTTGGCTCCATTTTGTGATCTCCTCAACAAACTCAATGACTCGGCAACTTATTCCAACAACCCTCCAGTAACTAGTATTGTTTCGGATGGTTTCATGACATTCACCATCACAGCTGCTGAAGAACTTGGAATCCCTATTGCACTGTTCTTAACTATTGCTGCATGCGGTTTCTTGGGGTCCAAACAATATTCCGTTTTGAAGGAGAAAGGACTTGCCCCACTGAAAGGTATAAAAATTATTAGAGCATTTCCTTAGTTTCATGACTTGCTGCTTGTTTCTAAACATGAAAAGTGAATTCATTCAATTAACTACTTGGATACTGTCGTAGATGAGAGCTGTTTCACAAATGGCTTCTTGGACAAGGTTGTAGATTGGATTCCAGGAATGAAAGGTATCCGTTTAAGGGATCTCCCAGGCTGCTTTCGAACCACAAATCCCGATGACATCTTCTTTAACTTTTCCATAGAAGCAATGGATAGAGTGCACAAAGCTTCAGCAGTTGTTGTCCACACTTTTGATGCATTGGAGCCAGATGTTTTGGATGCTCTCTCCTCTACGCCTCCACCAGTTTATGCCATTGGGCCTCTCCAATTACTACTCAATCAAGTACCAGAAGACCCTCTCAAATCTGGAGGATACAgtctttggaaagaagaaactGAGTGCCTCCAGTGGCTAAATTCTAAGGTACCAAATTCAGTTATTTATGTTAATTTTGGCAGTTTAGCAGTCATTACACCCGAACATCTTCTCGAGTTTGGTTGGGGACTCGCAAATAGCAAGCTACCCTTCTTCTGGGTAATAAGACCTGATCTAGTAAATGGCGAGTCAGCAATTTTGCCACCT encodes the following:
- the LOC133743314 gene encoding 7-deoxyloganetin glucosyltransferase-like — translated: MSSLAVGNKPHVVCIPLPFQSHIKAMLQFAQLLHHRGFHITFVNTDFNHKRFLKSLGRPNSLDRFPDFRFETIPDGLPSSDEKESQDITLLLNSIRKHFLAPFRNLLNKLNGNMNLPVTSIVSDGFLTFTITVAKELGIPIAQFFTVAAAGFMSFKVIPTLVEKGFAPRKDESCITNDFLDTVIDWVPGLKDIRLRDLPGSWKTTNPDDSVFNVTLEAVEGAHKASAVIVHTFEALEPDVLEALSSTTSMLPPVYAIGPLQLLLNQIAEHPLKSVGYSLRKEETECLQWLNGKIPNSVVYVNFGSLVVMTPQHLIEFAWGLANSKLSFLWVIRPDLVAGESAILPPEFVDETKERGLIASWCPQENVLNHPSVGAFLTHSGWNSTMESISAGMPMLCWPLLADQRINCRYTCYEWGIGMEISNDVKRDEVKKLVEELMVGEKGKEMKTKVMEWKKLAEKAAGPLGSSLITLDNLVYQVLLSKG
- the LOC133743324 gene encoding 7-deoxyloganetin glucosyltransferase-like; the encoded protein is MSSMKVSKKPHVVCIPLPMQSHIKAMLKLAKLLHHRGFHITFVNTEFNHKRFLKSHEPNSLDGLPDFRFETIPDGLPSSDEEDTQDLILLCDSIGRKNCLAPFCDLLNKLNDSATYSNNPPVTSIVSDGFMTFTITAAEELGIPIALFLTIAACGFLGSKQYSVLKEKGLAPLKDESCFTNGFLDKVVDWIPGMKGIRLRDLPGCFRTTNPDDIFFNFSIEAMDRVHKASAVVVHTFDALEPDVLDALSSTPPPVYAIGPLQLLLNQVPEDPLKSGGYSLWKEETECLQWLNSKVPNSVIYVNFGSLAVITPEHLLEFGWGLANSKLPFFWVIRPDLVNGESAILPPEFVAETRGRSLIASWCPQEQVLNHPSVGGFLTHSGWNSTIESLSAGVPMLCWPIFAEQLTNCYYTCNDWGSGMEIDNNVKRDNIEKLVRELMEGEKGKKIKEKAMEWKKLADEATAPHGSSSTNLDNLVNQVLLRKTLDIFHQ